In Bacillus marinisedimentorum, a single window of DNA contains:
- a CDS encoding GntR family transcriptional regulator, whose protein sequence is MINKDSPLPIYYQLEEGIKELIENGTWKPGEMIPSERELSLKHGISRMTVRQAVNNLVGDGYLVRKRGKGTFVAVKKIEQALNGLTSFSEDMRSRGMEPGTKLLDFDIIPAPPRIREQLHLAEGEDVFEIKRVRMADNRPMALENMYISRNLLPGLREEILSGSIYEFIEKEKKMKISSGKQVLEASVARKAESEILGIKEGAPVLLIQRNSFLADGTPLEVVKSVYRADRYKFSMDLER, encoded by the coding sequence ATGATCAATAAAGATTCCCCGCTCCCGATTTATTACCAGCTTGAAGAAGGAATAAAAGAATTGATTGAAAACGGCACGTGGAAACCGGGTGAAATGATTCCATCCGAACGGGAACTGTCCCTCAAACATGGAATCAGCCGCATGACTGTCCGGCAGGCCGTCAATAATCTTGTAGGTGATGGTTACCTTGTGCGCAAGCGCGGAAAGGGAACATTTGTCGCCGTCAAAAAGATTGAACAGGCCTTGAACGGGCTGACCAGTTTTTCAGAGGACATGAGAAGCCGCGGCATGGAACCGGGCACAAAGTTACTCGATTTTGACATCATCCCTGCTCCGCCGCGGATCCGGGAACAGCTTCACCTGGCTGAAGGAGAAGACGTGTTTGAAATTAAAAGGGTCCGCATGGCCGATAACCGCCCGATGGCCCTGGAAAACATGTATATATCCCGGAATCTGCTGCCGGGGTTACGGGAGGAAATATTAAGCGGTTCCATTTACGAGTTTATTGAAAAAGAAAAGAAAATGAAGATTTCATCAGGGAAGCAGGTGCTTGAAGCCTCTGTTGCCCGCAAAGCTGAATCGGAAATTCTTGGGATTAAGGAAGGTGCACCTGTATTGCTGATTCAAAGGAACAGTTTCCTTGCTGACGGCACGCCGCTTGAAGTCGTCAAATCGGTATACAGGGCCGACCGTTATAAATTCTCAATGGATCTGGAGAGGTAA
- the nagB gene encoding glucosamine-6-phosphate deaminase: MKWIEVKNYDEVSREAAGLIISQVEQNPESVLGLATGGTVIGTYEYLVDDFQNNGTSYQRVSTFNLDEYCGVDPSNPHSYHYYMNEKLFMHIDVSGQHIHIPSGKADNPEEESRVYEKLIEEVGGIDLQLLGIGTNGHIGFNEPGTPFDSVTHVEDLAESTRRANARFFDSLEDVPKRAITMGIATIMKSKKIVLLASGESKADILYKLKYGEVTEEMPASILKTHDNVIVIADEKAMTKINNREKRR; encoded by the coding sequence GTGAAGTGGATTGAAGTGAAAAACTATGATGAAGTAAGCCGGGAAGCAGCAGGATTAATTATCAGCCAGGTGGAACAGAACCCTGAATCTGTGCTCGGTCTTGCAACCGGAGGAACGGTCATCGGAACGTATGAATACCTGGTTGACGATTTTCAAAATAACGGGACTTCTTATCAGCGCGTCAGCACGTTCAATCTTGATGAATACTGCGGTGTTGATCCATCCAATCCGCACAGCTACCACTACTATATGAATGAAAAGCTGTTTATGCATATCGACGTATCGGGCCAGCACATCCATATCCCAAGCGGAAAAGCAGACAACCCGGAGGAAGAAAGCCGCGTTTATGAGAAATTGATTGAAGAAGTTGGCGGGATTGACCTGCAGCTGCTCGGCATCGGGACAAACGGCCATATCGGCTTCAATGAACCGGGAACCCCGTTTGATTCCGTTACCCATGTTGAAGACCTTGCCGAATCAACCCGCAGAGCAAATGCAAGGTTTTTTGACAGCCTGGAAGATGTTCCGAAGAGGGCGATTACGATGGGGATTGCCACCATCATGAAAAGTAAAAAGATAGTGTTGCTCGCATCCGGGGAATCAAAAGCGGACATTCTCTATAAATTAAAATATGGAGAGGTAACCGAAGAAATGCCGGCATCTATTTTGAAAACTCATGATAACGTTATTGTCATAGCGGATGAAAAAGCAATGACCAAGATTAACAACAGGGAAAAGAGGCGGTAA
- the nagA gene encoding N-acetylglucosamine-6-phosphate deacetylase yields the protein MSSSKRIVKNLQVYLENRVIPNGYVVMENGKITAAGDMDSLSPEWNSVEAISFSGGKMKAVPGFIDLHIHGADGADAMDATPEALTKIAKALPAEGTTSFLPTTMTGSAADIEQALENAADFIESRYTDGAEALGVHLEGPFISPKRAGAQHPGNIVKPDKEQFKKWQEKANGHIRLVTMAPEEEGGLELASYLKETGVIASIGHSDATYEQAVMGIKAGISHATHLFNGMRGLHHREPGTAGTVLIHDEVKAEIIADGIHVRPEMVKLAYKNKTRDGLIIITDAMRAKCLGKGTYDLGGQEVTVDETQATLTDGTLAGSILKLKEAVTNVMSYTGCSLEDIVQMAAVNPARQLGVFGRKGSIASGKDADITILDENHDVVMTFCRGRLVFEKQEGFGREVD from the coding sequence ATGTCCAGCAGCAAAAGGATCGTCAAAAATCTTCAAGTTTATTTGGAAAATAGGGTCATACCCAATGGATATGTTGTGATGGAAAATGGAAAAATAACGGCGGCCGGGGACATGGACAGCTTATCTCCTGAATGGAACAGTGTAGAGGCTATTTCGTTCAGCGGCGGAAAAATGAAGGCTGTACCGGGCTTTATCGACCTTCACATCCACGGAGCTGACGGAGCGGATGCGATGGACGCGACACCTGAAGCGCTCACCAAGATTGCAAAGGCATTGCCTGCTGAAGGGACGACAAGTTTTTTGCCTACGACGATGACTGGTTCAGCCGCAGATATAGAACAAGCACTGGAAAATGCGGCAGATTTTATTGAAAGCCGGTATACGGACGGAGCTGAAGCACTCGGCGTCCATCTCGAAGGCCCATTTATTTCCCCAAAGCGGGCGGGCGCCCAGCATCCGGGGAATATTGTGAAACCGGATAAAGAACAGTTTAAAAAATGGCAGGAAAAAGCCAATGGCCACATTCGGCTCGTCACGATGGCTCCGGAGGAGGAAGGCGGGCTTGAACTCGCATCATACTTGAAGGAAACAGGTGTTATTGCCTCGATTGGCCATTCGGATGCAACATACGAACAGGCTGTAATGGGTATCAAGGCGGGCATCAGCCATGCGACTCACTTGTTCAACGGCATGCGCGGGCTGCACCATCGCGAGCCGGGGACAGCCGGAACGGTGCTTATCCATGATGAGGTGAAAGCGGAAATTATTGCTGACGGTATTCACGTGCGTCCCGAAATGGTGAAGCTTGCCTATAAAAATAAAACGCGGGATGGTTTAATCATAATTACTGATGCCATGAGGGCAAAATGCCTGGGTAAAGGCACTTATGACCTGGGCGGACAGGAAGTGACGGTCGATGAAACACAGGCAACATTGACAGACGGCACTCTGGCCGGCAGCATATTGAAGCTTAAGGAAGCTGTCACAAATGTCATGTCATATACCGGCTGTTCACTTGAAGACATTGTCCAAATGGCGGCAGTCAATCCGGCCAGACAACTCGGTGTTTTCGGCCGGAAAGGCAGTATCGCATCCGGCAAAGATGCGGATATCACCATTCTGGATGAAAATCATGATGTTGTCATGACGTTTTGCCGGGGCAGGCTTGTGTTTGAAAAGCAGGAGGGATTCGGACGTGAAGTGGATTGA
- the murQ gene encoding N-acetylmuramic acid 6-phosphate etherase, translating into MKQSLTEKANEGSLQLDELSPLEISRLMWTEDATIKDAIEPALPSISRAIELVVERWEKGGRVFIAGAGTSGRIGVLDALELGPTFSVEKDRWIPIIAGGKGAMWEPLEQTEDSGDAILSELRRHMASASDVIIGISASGSTPFVLEALKFGSSIGAGTVSVSCNEGAAASKMSTVAIEAATGPEIIRGSTRLKAGTAQKMIINMISTGAMVKAGKVYGNEMVDMQLLNKKLVKRAHSMIAEIAGVPETEARNLLENSGKDVKTAIFMGMTGADKEKAETYLHESNGRLKQALSRFFNK; encoded by the coding sequence ATGAAGCAATCTTTGACGGAAAAAGCAAATGAGGGAAGCTTGCAGCTTGATGAATTAAGCCCGCTGGAAATTTCCCGCTTGATGTGGACAGAGGATGCAACAATCAAAGATGCGATTGAACCGGCACTTCCTTCGATTTCCCGGGCAATAGAACTTGTTGTGGAACGCTGGGAAAAAGGCGGGCGCGTCTTTATTGCCGGTGCGGGAACGAGCGGGAGGATTGGTGTGCTGGATGCACTCGAGCTTGGACCGACCTTTTCAGTTGAAAAGGATAGGTGGATTCCAATTATCGCCGGAGGCAAAGGTGCGATGTGGGAACCGCTTGAACAGACTGAAGACAGCGGGGATGCCATATTATCTGAGCTTCGTCGGCATATGGCATCTGCAAGTGATGTGATCATCGGCATCAGTGCCAGCGGATCGACTCCGTTTGTATTGGAGGCCTTGAAATTCGGCAGTTCAATCGGGGCGGGAACCGTTTCGGTGAGCTGTAACGAAGGTGCAGCCGCCTCCAAAATGAGTACGGTTGCGATTGAGGCGGCAACAGGACCTGAAATAATCAGGGGCTCAACGAGACTGAAAGCAGGCACCGCCCAAAAGATGATTATCAATATGATTTCCACTGGTGCAATGGTCAAAGCCGGAAAGGTATACGGCAATGAGATGGTCGATATGCAGCTGCTCAATAAAAAACTGGTGAAACGGGCACATTCAATGATTGCAGAAATTGCGGGTGTACCTGAAACGGAAGCCCGCAATCTCCTGGAAAACAGTGGAAAAGATGTAAAGACGGCCATTTTTATGGGCATGACAGGTGCCGATAAAGAAAAGGCCGAGACCTATCTGCACGAATCAAATGGACGATTGAAACAAGCGTTAAGCCGCTTTTTCAATAAATAA